From a single Fulvivirga ulvae genomic region:
- a CDS encoding ABC transporter permease: protein MVRNYIKIALRSLLKNKIYTFINVAGLSIGVASCLMIVINVQDELSYDDFHKDSDQIYKFVLERLYPDHKTNYAVTPHSFSDVLVSDFPEVINATRVFGGANNPIIVRYSDDAGNEKVFEENNFIAADSTFFDLFSFRAIKGDLNKALSLPQSVVITRDIEAKYFGESDPLGKTLNTDFGEFLVTGVIENIPENSHLTFDFVTSLRSLPFIFQNENFVSFTTHTYLKLKPETSAVQLESKFPGMVKRYAAPQIESNLNMSYEQYVSAGNGYNYTLIPLEDIHLHPIEYQGEFAAGGNIYDIYVFTSIALLILIIACINFMNLSTARSTERAKEVGIRKTLGSARGQLIGQFITESVIIALAATVMALVLVYLALPYFNTLLEKNLVLEISSANVLVVLLFAIMVGLLAGTYPAFVLSGFNPVRVLKGNILTNKNTAWFRNGLVVFQFAISIFLIAGTLIVWDQLTYIKSKDLGFDKDRVMILERANILDTQQKTFMDELRDLPQVLSVGGSGSLPVNQYFGIQFMPPGASEVLTVNAMQLDDHYSETMGFEIVQGRGFSENFNDSLSVVVNERTAELLGENPIGMKLTNTVPGDTPLIRKFEVIGVVRNFHYMTLRDAISPFVLMSDENGLNNVAFISIRIREGELSETIAAIESKWQEFVPQEPFKYSFLNEELTKQYKNEASSGSVLGLFSVLAIIIACVGLFGLASYMAGLRTKEIGVRKVMGASAASVVLLLSKDFSKLIVLAMFVAVPVVWYFMTQWLEAFAYKTSIGADVFIISGLSALIVAWLTTSYQAIKAATVNPVKSLRSE from the coding sequence ATGGTTCGTAACTATATTAAAATAGCTCTGAGAAGCCTGCTAAAGAATAAGATATACACTTTCATAAATGTAGCAGGACTGTCTATCGGTGTTGCAAGTTGTCTTATGATTGTAATAAATGTTCAGGATGAGCTCTCCTATGACGATTTTCATAAGGATTCAGACCAGATCTACAAATTTGTATTGGAAAGGCTCTATCCTGATCATAAAACCAACTATGCGGTTACACCTCACTCTTTTTCCGATGTATTGGTAAGTGATTTTCCTGAAGTTATTAACGCCACGCGGGTATTTGGAGGTGCTAATAACCCAATAATAGTTCGGTATAGTGATGACGCTGGCAATGAGAAGGTTTTCGAAGAAAATAACTTTATAGCAGCAGATTCCACCTTCTTTGATCTGTTTAGTTTCCGCGCAATCAAGGGTGATCTTAATAAGGCGCTTTCCCTGCCTCAGAGTGTAGTGATTACGCGGGATATAGAGGCTAAGTATTTTGGCGAATCGGACCCTTTGGGAAAAACTCTAAATACGGATTTTGGCGAATTTTTGGTGACTGGTGTGATCGAAAACATACCAGAGAACTCACACCTGACATTTGATTTTGTTACATCTTTGAGGAGCCTTCCTTTTATATTTCAAAATGAAAATTTTGTCTCATTTACCACTCACACTTATTTGAAACTCAAGCCTGAAACTTCTGCAGTGCAGTTGGAAAGTAAATTTCCCGGAATGGTAAAACGCTACGCCGCCCCACAAATAGAAAGTAATCTCAATATGAGCTACGAACAATATGTCAGCGCTGGTAATGGCTATAATTATACGCTTATTCCACTTGAGGATATTCATCTGCATCCTATAGAATATCAAGGGGAGTTTGCAGCAGGTGGTAATATCTATGATATTTATGTCTTCACTTCCATTGCTTTGTTAATACTCATTATTGCATGTATAAACTTTATGAATTTATCTACAGCAAGATCGACAGAACGAGCTAAGGAAGTTGGTATTCGGAAGACCCTTGGATCCGCCCGGGGTCAATTAATAGGCCAGTTTATCACGGAGTCGGTCATTATCGCGCTTGCTGCCACTGTTATGGCGTTGGTTTTGGTTTATCTGGCACTTCCGTACTTCAATACGTTATTAGAAAAGAATCTTGTTTTGGAGATTAGTTCCGCAAACGTACTTGTGGTTCTATTATTTGCCATCATGGTTGGGCTTCTGGCTGGCACGTACCCCGCTTTTGTCCTGTCGGGATTCAATCCGGTGAGGGTGCTTAAGGGAAACATCTTAACCAATAAGAACACTGCATGGTTTAGAAATGGCTTGGTTGTGTTTCAGTTTGCCATCTCTATTTTTTTGATAGCAGGAACGCTGATTGTATGGGATCAGCTAACTTATATAAAAAGTAAGGATCTGGGGTTTGACAAGGACCGGGTGATGATTTTGGAGCGGGCTAACATTCTTGATACTCAGCAAAAAACATTTATGGATGAGCTTCGAGACCTTCCGCAGGTTTTATCGGTGGGTGGGTCAGGATCTCTGCCTGTAAATCAGTACTTCGGCATTCAGTTTATGCCTCCCGGAGCCTCTGAAGTGCTTACGGTTAATGCAATGCAACTGGATGATCATTACAGTGAAACAATGGGGTTTGAAATTGTTCAGGGGCGCGGATTTTCAGAAAATTTCAACGACTCATTATCGGTGGTTGTCAATGAGCGGACGGCTGAACTTCTTGGAGAAAACCCTATTGGTATGAAGCTAACGAATACAGTACCTGGAGATACTCCCTTAATTAGAAAGTTTGAGGTGATTGGAGTCGTTCGTAATTTTCATTATATGACACTCAGGGATGCAATAAGCCCTTTCGTGCTTATGAGCGATGAGAATGGTCTCAATAACGTAGCGTTCATATCGATACGCATCAGAGAAGGAGAACTCTCGGAAACCATAGCGGCTATTGAGAGTAAATGGCAGGAGTTTGTTCCCCAGGAGCCGTTTAAATATTCATTTTTGAACGAGGAGTTAACCAAACAGTACAAAAATGAAGCAAGCTCAGGCAGCGTGCTTGGCCTGTTTTCAGTTTTGGCAATAATTATTGCATGCGTCGGTTTATTTGGGCTGGCGTCTTATATGGCAGGTTTACGTACTAAAGAGATAGGTGTGAGGAAAGTAATGGGAGCTTCTGCTGCGAGTGTGGTGCTGCTTCTGTCGAAGGATTTTAGCAAGCTTATCGTTCTGGCTATGTTCGTGGCTGTTCCTGTAGTCTGGTATTTTATGACCCAGTGGCTGGAGGCTTTTGCATATAAAACTTCCATTGGAGCTGATGTGTTTATTATATCTGGCCTCTCGGCATTGATTGTTGCCTGGCTTACAACAAGCTATCAGGCTATAAAGGCAGCTACTGTTAATCCTGTTAAGTCACTAAGGAGTGAGTAA
- the hemE gene encoding uroporphyrinogen decarboxylase, translating to MHLKNDLILRTIKGEKTERTPVWLMRQAGRILPEYRAVRNSLSGFKELVETPELAAEVTIQPVDILGVDAAIIFSDILVIPEAMGLPYEMIEKKGPRFPSTIKSAADLKKIKVAGADDISYTLEAIKITKRELHGRVPIIGFAGAPWTIFAYMVEGSGSKTFSKARAMLYTDPNMAHQLLQMITDSTINYLKAQIAAGADLVQIFDSWAGILSPVQYEQFSLKYISQICDAITEVPKTVFAKDAYFARKLLSQINCNTVGLDWCMDIKESRQLLGENKTVQGNLDPCVLYADESRIQEAVKTMLNEFGPQRHIANLGHGVYPDTDPGKVRLFVDTVKEYSTKIR from the coding sequence ATGCATTTAAAAAATGACCTTATTCTTCGCACAATCAAAGGCGAAAAAACAGAGCGTACTCCTGTATGGCTCATGCGTCAGGCCGGACGAATATTACCAGAATACCGAGCTGTAAGAAACTCCTTATCCGGATTTAAAGAGTTGGTAGAAACCCCCGAACTGGCTGCCGAGGTTACTATTCAACCGGTTGACATTCTTGGGGTTGATGCTGCCATTATATTTTCAGATATTCTGGTTATCCCGGAAGCTATGGGACTTCCCTATGAAATGATTGAAAAGAAGGGTCCACGCTTCCCTTCCACCATAAAATCGGCAGCTGATCTGAAGAAAATAAAAGTTGCCGGGGCCGATGATATCAGTTACACATTGGAGGCCATTAAAATAACCAAAAGAGAACTACACGGAAGAGTTCCGATAATAGGATTTGCAGGCGCACCATGGACTATATTCGCTTATATGGTAGAAGGAAGTGGCAGCAAAACTTTCTCTAAAGCACGAGCCATGCTTTACACCGATCCTAATATGGCCCACCAACTACTGCAAATGATAACTGACAGCACCATTAATTACCTAAAAGCACAAATAGCAGCTGGTGCTGATCTGGTTCAGATATTTGATTCATGGGCCGGTATACTATCACCCGTACAATATGAGCAGTTCAGCCTTAAATACATAAGTCAAATCTGTGATGCTATTACAGAAGTACCAAAAACTGTATTTGCCAAAGACGCCTATTTTGCAAGAAAATTGCTCAGCCAAATTAACTGTAACACAGTAGGCCTGGATTGGTGTATGGACATCAAAGAATCGAGACAGCTGTTAGGGGAAAATAAAACGGTGCAGGGCAATCTGGACCCATGCGTGTTATATGCAGATGAATCACGTATACAAGAAGCCGTAAAAACCATGCTGAATGAATTCGGCCCTCAACGACATATTGCCAATCTGGGTCATGGAGTATATCCCGATACCGACCCCGGAAAGGTGAGACTATTTGTAGATACTGTAAAAGAATATAGTACAAAAATTCGTTAA
- a CDS encoding SdiA-regulated domain-containing protein: MKHLIFTCIVFSFLALSSINCNSITNTAPDSVYMDYDHHKVPYKLYAPDEKYSLHYDLEEISGLALLNNERLVAVEDERGYVYVLKAQNGEVERKIKFAKGGDYEGVEVVGNYVYVVKSNGDIFSFQISDAEEVKADETDTDLSSSNNIEGLGVLDGKLLIACKGKGEINDKKVKGKAVYEYIIEEKKIANEPLFHIEEEQIEAFIKKRKFFNKIHGFDPSAIAVHPLNSDIYWLSADKVLVVLSPDFKLKEVVRLDGNIYRQLEGICFAPDGTMYLSSEGDGARGKIFKISYKSY, encoded by the coding sequence TTGAAACACCTGATTTTTACATGTATTGTCTTCTCATTTTTAGCCCTGTCTTCTATCAACTGCAATAGTATTACAAATACTGCTCCTGATAGTGTTTATATGGATTATGACCACCACAAGGTTCCGTATAAGCTGTATGCGCCAGATGAAAAATATTCTCTTCATTACGATCTTGAGGAAATTTCAGGCCTTGCCCTTCTGAATAACGAACGTCTTGTGGCTGTAGAAGATGAGCGGGGTTACGTCTATGTACTAAAGGCACAAAACGGAGAGGTTGAACGTAAAATAAAGTTTGCAAAAGGAGGAGATTACGAAGGTGTTGAAGTAGTTGGCAATTATGTATATGTGGTAAAAAGCAACGGCGATATTTTTTCATTCCAAATTTCTGATGCTGAAGAAGTAAAGGCCGATGAAACAGATACCGACCTTTCCTCTAGCAATAATATTGAAGGACTGGGGGTTTTGGACGGTAAGTTGTTGATTGCCTGCAAGGGTAAGGGGGAAATCAATGATAAAAAAGTTAAGGGTAAAGCTGTATATGAATATATTATCGAAGAAAAGAAAATAGCCAATGAGCCACTTTTTCATATCGAAGAAGAACAGATTGAAGCTTTTATTAAAAAGAGAAAATTTTTTAACAAAATACACGGATTTGACCCATCTGCCATCGCTGTTCACCCGTTGAATTCCGATATATACTGGCTTTCTGCCGACAAAGTGCTGGTGGTTTTGTCTCCTGATTTTAAGCTTAAAGAGGTTGTCCGGTTGGATGGTAATATTTACAGGCAGCTGGAAGGTATATGTTTTGCGCCGGATGGTACCATGTATCTTTCCAGCGAAGGAGATGGAGCCAGAGGTAAAATTTTTAAAATTAGTTATAAGTCTTATTAG